One region of Flavobacterium pisciphilum genomic DNA includes:
- a CDS encoding phospholipid scramblase-related protein: MNPILNQNLFLVKEHIGMFKAANNYDIYNPENNQIIMNCREKDLGFFTKVLRFTDFKRATPFNIEISTPAGEKIINVKRGVAIFRSTVEIFDEKERLIGTFKQKLLSIGGKFEILDKNERPVCTLQGKWTGWDFKFTKDTKMLGQVNKKWAGMGKEFFTSADNYVLQIENTVPPDDSSRQLILAAVMCIDMVLKE, encoded by the coding sequence ATGAACCCTATCTTAAATCAAAACCTATTTTTAGTAAAAGAACATATCGGGATGTTCAAAGCTGCTAACAACTATGACATTTACAATCCTGAGAATAATCAAATAATAATGAATTGCCGAGAAAAAGACCTAGGCTTTTTCACCAAAGTATTACGCTTTACCGATTTTAAAAGAGCAACACCTTTTAACATTGAAATTTCAACTCCAGCTGGGGAAAAAATAATTAATGTAAAACGTGGTGTAGCGATTTTCCGTTCTACAGTAGAAATTTTCGACGAAAAAGAACGCTTAATTGGAACATTCAAACAAAAACTACTTTCTATCGGAGGGAAATTCGAAATTTTAGATAAAAACGAAAGACCGGTTTGTACACTACAAGGAAAATGGACAGGTTGGGATTTTAAATTTACCAAAGACACAAAAATGCTTGGTCAAGTAAATAAAAAATGGGCAGGAATGGGAAAAGAATTTTTCACCAGTGCCGATAATTATGTACTTCAAATAGAGAATACTGTTCCCCCTGATGATAGTTCAAGACAACTTATCCTAGCAGCTGTAATGTGTATTGATATGGTGTTGAAAGAATAA
- a CDS encoding DUF6929 family protein, producing MEKFTLEILFQIIGIGSASGLIYQDNSLFIIGDNSGYLYEYNIDSTDLKKHEIIANPTENIAKNLKPDFESITNHNDTLYIFGSGSTDQRNKMVEFDLKSKTKIATNNLTDFYAVMQNFSGIKPEDFNLEGAIFDGENWYLFNRGNGKTNKNAIFTIHAKNLGEEFSLIAVDYKLPKIKGVRSSFTDAILVDDKIYFLATAEDTKSTYNDGEILGSFIGRIDLKTMKIDFTKKITSTNKFEGLTLYKKSNSQIEFLLCEDNDTEVLKTTIYKLTLNN from the coding sequence ATGGAAAAATTCACACTCGAAATCCTATTCCAAATCATAGGAATCGGTTCAGCATCAGGGCTTATATATCAAGACAATTCATTATTTATCATTGGCGATAATAGCGGTTACTTATACGAATACAATATCGATAGCACCGATTTAAAAAAACATGAAATAATTGCTAATCCAACCGAAAACATTGCAAAAAATCTGAAACCTGATTTTGAATCCATCACAAATCACAACGATACCCTTTACATTTTTGGTTCCGGTTCTACCGATCAGAGAAACAAAATGGTTGAATTTGATTTAAAATCAAAAACTAAAATTGCAACAAACAATCTAACTGATTTTTATGCTGTAATGCAAAATTTCTCAGGTATAAAACCCGAAGATTTTAATCTCGAAGGAGCAATCTTTGATGGCGAGAACTGGTATTTATTCAATCGTGGAAATGGAAAAACCAATAAAAATGCCATCTTCACCATACATGCCAAAAACTTAGGCGAAGAGTTCAGCCTTATTGCAGTAGATTATAAGCTTCCAAAAATAAAAGGAGTTCGAAGCAGTTTTACTGATGCCATACTGGTTGATGATAAAATTTACTTTTTGGCTACAGCCGAAGACACAAAATCTACTTACAATGATGGAGAAATATTAGGAAGTTTCATTGGTCGAATCGATCTTAAAACCATGAAAATAGACTTCACCAAAAAGATTACCTCAACAAATAAATTTGAAGGACTAACATTATATAAAAAATCAAACTCACAAATCGAATTTTTGCTTTGCGAAGACAACGATACTGAAGTTTTAAAAACAACAATCTACAAATTAACTTTAAACAATTAG
- a CDS encoding PPK2 family polyphosphate kinase gives MKSIDPKNFKVVDKIKLSKIPTLLDIDADEKEKEVKLDKVQAKLSKLQDVMYAHNRYGVLICLQGMDTSGKDSLIREVFKEFNPRGVVVHSFKTPNSTELEHDYLWRHYLALPEKGKYAIFNRTHYENILVTRVHPEFILNENLPGIEKVEDIPKDFWKDRIDQINNFEKHITQNGIIVFKFYLHLSKEEQRQRLLRRLEKEKHNWKFSVGDLKERGHWEEYMEYYEEAINKTSTKDAPWYVIPADDKEMARYIVAKVIWEVMQKHTDIKEPELDEKIKDNIKIYKQQLENES, from the coding sequence ATGAAATCAATTGACCCAAAGAATTTTAAAGTTGTTGATAAAATAAAATTATCAAAGATCCCTACATTATTGGATATCGATGCCGATGAGAAGGAAAAAGAAGTTAAGCTGGATAAGGTGCAAGCCAAATTAAGTAAACTGCAAGATGTTATGTATGCTCATAATAGGTACGGTGTCTTGATTTGTTTGCAAGGAATGGATACTTCGGGGAAGGATAGTTTGATTCGTGAAGTTTTTAAGGAGTTTAATCCTCGTGGGGTTGTGGTTCATAGTTTTAAGACACCTAATTCGACAGAGTTGGAACATGATTATTTATGGAGACATTATCTTGCTTTGCCTGAAAAGGGGAAGTATGCGATTTTTAACCGTACACATTACGAGAATATTTTGGTTACTCGTGTGCATCCTGAATTTATATTAAATGAGAATTTGCCCGGAATTGAGAAAGTAGAAGATATTCCTAAGGATTTTTGGAAGGATAGAATTGACCAAATCAATAATTTTGAGAAGCATATTACCCAGAATGGAATTATTGTTTTTAAGTTTTATTTGCATTTGAGTAAAGAAGAACAGCGCCAGCGTTTATTGCGACGATTGGAAAAAGAGAAGCATAACTGGAAATTTTCGGTAGGAGATTTAAAGGAAAGAGGACATTGGGAGGAATATATGGAGTATTATGAAGAGGCTATAAATAAAACCTCGACCAAAGATGCGCCTTGGTATGTAATTCCAGCCGATGATAAAGAAATGGCTCGTTATATTGTAGCAAAGGTTATTTGGGAAGTGATGCAAAAACATACCGATATTAAGGAACCTGAACTGGATGAGAAGATAAAAGATAATATTAAAATATATAAACAGCAGTTAGAAAATGAGTCTTAG
- a CDS encoding L,D-transpeptidase: protein MKKVLLILTIAIVLFSCKKNETPEIKEMQIREKPKVISYHIENRKDWLKTNATTDAQLGILIAINRTDKANFTKMDSILVPSDLNGKVEHYLPFPLTVPYLKDIDKILFFSYPTQTFAAYEKGQLVYTGPTNMGRKKDPTPTGLFYTNWKAEQTVSTFNDEWDLKWNFNIENKKGVGFHQYALPGYPASHSCLRLQEKDARYLYDWADQWVLADKENIKVKGTPVVVFGTYDFDGKKPWLQLAKDPNVLEISADDIEKETAPFLEKILAEQKNREEYESSK from the coding sequence ATGAAAAAAGTACTTCTTATTTTAACTATAGCAATTGTGCTATTCTCATGTAAAAAAAATGAGACTCCTGAGATAAAAGAAATGCAAATAAGAGAAAAACCAAAAGTGATTTCTTATCATATAGAGAATAGAAAAGATTGGTTGAAAACGAACGCTACCACTGATGCACAGTTGGGTATTCTTATTGCAATTAACAGAACGGATAAAGCTAATTTTACTAAAATGGATTCTATCTTGGTTCCTTCTGATTTAAATGGTAAGGTAGAGCATTATCTTCCGTTTCCGTTGACAGTACCGTATTTAAAAGATATTGATAAAATACTATTCTTTTCTTACCCAACGCAAACATTTGCGGCTTATGAGAAAGGGCAATTGGTTTACACTGGGCCTACTAATATGGGGAGAAAAAAAGATCCAACACCTACAGGGCTTTTTTATACTAACTGGAAAGCTGAGCAAACGGTAAGCACCTTTAATGATGAGTGGGATTTGAAATGGAATTTTAATATAGAAAACAAAAAAGGGGTTGGTTTTCACCAATATGCTTTGCCTGGATATCCCGCTTCCCATTCATGTTTGCGACTTCAGGAAAAAGATGCCCGTTATCTTTATGATTGGGCCGATCAATGGGTTCTTGCTGATAAAGAAAATATAAAGGTAAAAGGAACTCCTGTAGTCGTTTTTGGGACTTACGATTTTGATGGAAAGAAGCCTTGGCTACAATTAGCTAAAGATCCTAATGTTTTGGAAATTTCTGCAGATGACATAGAAAAAGAAACAGCACCTTTCTTAGAAAAGATTTTGGCAGAACAGAAGAATAGGGAAGAGTATGAAAGTAGTAAATAA